One Clavelina lepadiformis chromosome 1, kaClaLepa1.1, whole genome shotgun sequence genomic region harbors:
- the LOC143455548 gene encoding 5'(3')-deoxyribonucleotidase, cytosolic type-like yields MDDKSINDRTDSAKMFDKKVCVLVDMDGVLCDFDAGFLQRFRQMHPDLPFIPLDERNSVYVEEQYMEMFGASVDARSIVEEKDFFLNLPKIEGALKGMLSLAGRDDVNLFICTSPLRKFENCVLEKYRWVSNNLGKKFTEKIILTRDKSVVNGHFLIDDKPDISQQGSQVARWKHLLFTTHHNRHVIPENGQIKLSGWNDPVLHTVIDEKVKEINSYDAVS; encoded by the exons ATGGATGATAAAAGCATAAACGACCGCACAG ACTCAGCCAAAATGTTCGACAAGAAGGTTTGTGTGTTGGTTGATATGGATGGCGTTTTATGTGATTTCGATGCTGGATTTTTACAACGATTCAGACAGATGCATCCTGACCTTCCTTTTATTCCTCTTGATGAAAGAAACTCTGTTTATGTTGAAGAGCAGTACATGGAAATGTTTGGCGCATCTGTGGATGCCAGGAGCATTGTTGAAGAGAAAGATTTCTTCCTCAACTTGCCCAAGATTGAGGGAGCTTTGAAGGGCATGCTCTCACTAGCTGGACGAGATGACGTAAACTTGTTCATCTGCACAAGCCCACTTCGGAAGTTTGAGAATTGTGTTCTGGAAAAATATCGGTGGGTATCCAACAACCTGGGGAAGAAGTTTACTGAGAAAATAATATTGACAAGAGACAAAAGTGTTGTGAACGGTCACTTTCTCATCGATGATAAACCGGATATAAGCCAGCAAGGCTCTCAGGTTGCTCGCTGGaaacatttactttttacaactCATCATAATCGTCACGTTATACCAGAGAATGGACAAATTAAGTTGAGTGGTTGGAACGACCCCGTCCTGCACACAGTTATCGATGAAAAAgtcaaagaaataaattcataTGACGCTGTTTCTTGA